GGTTCTCTGAATCTTTCAGCCTGTACTGCAAGGAATTTGTCAAGAACGTTGGCGGGTACATCTTCTGTGTACACCGTCTGTTCAAAGGAAGTGAAGGCATTGGTTCCGTCAGCTCCCATACCAGCCATCATTTTGTCATATTCATTCGCAATTGCATATTTGGCAGCTTCTCCTGAAACTCTGTCAATCTCTTTGTAGATCTCTTTTCTTTTAGCTTCGTCCTTCGTTTGGTTGTACTTTTCGTAAAGAGCGTCAATCTGGTCTAAAAGAGGTTTTTCTTTCGCCCAGTCTTTAGAACCAAACTGATTGGTTCCTTTGAAAAGCATATGCTCCAGATAATGGGCAAGACCTGTGTGATCTGCAGGATCGGTTTTACTTCCTGCCTTTGTGGCAATATACGTTTGTATCCTTGGGTCCTTATTTGTAGGGCTCAGGATAACTGTTAATCCGTTCTTTAAGGTATAATACCTTGCTGAAGTAGGATCATTGGTAACGTATTTGTACTTGTAGCCATTAGAATTTCCTTCTTTCCACTGGAAATCCTGGCCAAAAGCATATCCTGCAAAACTTGCTGCGGCAATACTGGTTGCGATGGTTAGTTTTTTTAACAGATTCATTGCTGTTGTGCTTTATTTTTGGTTATTAGTTTGCTAATTGAATTGTTCCAATAAATTTTTGATTCGTTTCATAGCTTCTCTCAAATCTTCCTCAGAAGCTGCGTAAGAGAATCTGATACATTCCGGACTTCCGAAAGAGAATCCGCCAACACAGCCTACATGAGCATTTTCCAGAAGGAACATGGCAAAGTCGTCAGAGTTCTTAATTTCGGTTCCATTCAGGTTTTTTCCGATATAGTGCGAAATATCCGGGAAGAAATAGAATGCTGCTTTAGGAAGCAATACTTTAAATCCTGGGATTTCTTTGATCAGTTCATACACAAGATCTCTTCTTTCTTTGAAAGCATCAATCATATATCTGTATTCAGAAGGGTCTGTTTTCAATGCAGTAATAGATGCTCTCTGTGCCATAGTGTTGGCCCCGCTGGTCATCTGTCCCTGTACTTTTTCACAAGCTTTTGCCAGCCATTCCGGGCATGCAGAATATCCGATTCTCCATCCTGTCATTGCAAATGCTTTTGACATTCCGTTGATTACCGCTGTCTGTTCATATACTTCAGGAAACTGTGCGATAGAAGTTGTTTTTGTTTCGTAATTGATATACTCGTATATCTCGTCAGAAATTATTGTCACCTGAGGATATTTGGCGATAACTTTTGCGATGGATTTTAATTCGTCGTAAGTATAATAGCCGCCTGACGGATTACATGGAGAGCTGAAAAGTACTGCTTTTGTTTTCTCTGTAATAGCTTCTTCAAGCTGTTCTGCTGTCACTTTAAAGTCTGTTAAATAAGATGTAGGAAGCATTACGGAAGTTCCGCCCATCATTTTTACCATTTCATCATAGCTTACCCAATAAGGAGCTGGAAGAAGAACTTCATCACCATCATTGATAATGGATGCAAGAACATTCAGAATAGCTTGCTTAGCACCATTTGAAACACAGATCTGGGTAGGTTTGTACTCCAGGTTATTATCTCTTTTTAATTTGTAAGCAATAGCCTCACGCAGTTCCAGAAATCCGGGTACAGGAGAGTAGTGGCTGTAGTTTTGGTTGATGGCATCAAAAGCTGCCTGTTTGATATTGTCCGGAACATCGAAATCCGGTTCACCAAGAGTTAAGCTGATCACATCTATTCCGCTGGCTTTCATTTCTCTGGCCTTGTTTGACATTACAAATGTCTGTGAGTATCCTAATCTTTTTACTCTATCTGAAAGTTTGTCCATCTATTTTTTGAATTTTAACAAATATATAATAAAAACGTTTTGCAGGAATAATAAAAATGGAGCTAGTTTGAAGATTTTTGTCAGGTTTTGATCAATTGTATTCTGTTACGAAATCATTATGCTTTTTTGCAATTGGGCAAATGTCAATCTGTAAAGAGGATAATTCATCATAAAAAATGACTTCTGAGACTCAGGGTTTTGTATCTTTAAACAATCTAAGACCTGTCCTATGAAATATTCCCTTTTTTTATTGCTGATTTCCTGTGCTGCTTTCTCTCAGAAATATTCAAAAGATGATGAAGTGAGAAAATATGTTACGCAGGTAAATGAAGATTCATTAAAATCATACATCGGTAAGCTGGTAAGTTTTGGAACCAGACACACTTTAAGTACAACAGATAATCCAAAACAGGGGATAGGAGCAGCAAGAAACTGGGTTATTAAAAAATTCAATGATTATGCAAAAAATTCCGGAGGCAGAATGGAGGTGTACCTTCAGCAGGAAGATATTCAACCGGATGGGAAAAGAGTTGATAAACCAGTAAACCTGGGAAACGCCGTT
The window above is part of the Chryseobacterium sp. MA9 genome. Proteins encoded here:
- a CDS encoding pyridoxal phosphate-dependent aminotransferase, yielding MDKLSDRVKRLGYSQTFVMSNKAREMKASGIDVISLTLGEPDFDVPDNIKQAAFDAINQNYSHYSPVPGFLELREAIAYKLKRDNNLEYKPTQICVSNGAKQAILNVLASIINDGDEVLLPAPYWVSYDEMVKMMGGTSVMLPTSYLTDFKVTAEQLEEAITEKTKAVLFSSPCNPSGGYYTYDELKSIAKVIAKYPQVTIISDEIYEYINYETKTTSIAQFPEVYEQTAVINGMSKAFAMTGWRIGYSACPEWLAKACEKVQGQMTSGANTMAQRASITALKTDPSEYRYMIDAFKERRDLVYELIKEIPGFKVLLPKAAFYFFPDISHYIGKNLNGTEIKNSDDFAMFLLENAHVGCVGGFSFGSPECIRFSYAASEEDLREAMKRIKNLLEQFN